One genomic region from Rosa rugosa chromosome 1, drRosRugo1.1, whole genome shotgun sequence encodes:
- the LOC133725709 gene encoding protein VACUOLELESS1, whose protein sequence is MANVSVAAEWQLLYNRYYRKPEVYRMTWSHVDLSRNKVACAPFGGPIAVIRDDSKIVQLRGESAQRKLRIFNSSGLLLGETIWKHPGGRLIGMAWTDDQTLVCLVQDGTVFRYNIHAEIVEPSISMGKECFERNVVDCVFWGNGVVCITESNQLFCISDFQNPNPVQLADPGIEDPPLCMAVIEPQYTMSGNVEVLLGISEPWVLAVEEDGVQQLGVDVLRGPLQKMAVSRDGQWLASFTHDGRLLVMTSNLNEILIEQECESALPPEQLAWCGMDTVLLYWDDILLMMGPRGDPVRYFYDEPVILIPECDGVRILSNSSMEFLQRVPDSTESIFKIGSTSPAALLFDALDHFDRRSAKADENLRLIRASLSEAVEACIDAAGHEFDLSRQQTLLRAASYGQAFCSNFQRDHIQEMCKTLRVLNAVRHPDVGMPLSIQQYKVLTPSVLIGRLINSYKHLLALRISEYLGMNQEMVIMHWTCSKITASLAIPDATLLEILLDKLKLCKGISYAAVAAHADKNGRRKLAAMLVEHEPRSSKQVPLLLSIGEEDTALTKAIESGDTDLVYLVLFHIWQKREPLAFFKMLHPKPLARDLFVIYARCYNHEFLKDFFLSAGQLQEVAFLVWKESWELGKNPMASRGSPLHGPRIKLIEQAKNLFGGASKDKESNSLFGETNKDKDFTFELKAAEEHAKLLRMQHDLEVSTKQAIFVDSSISDTIRTCIVLGNHKAAMKVKTEFKVSEKRWYWLKVFALATVRDWDTLEKFSKEKRPPIGYRPFVEACIEADERGEALKYIPKLTDPRERAESYGRIGMAKEAADAASQAKDGELLGRLRLTFSQNPAASSIFDTLRDRLGVS, encoded by the exons ATGGCGAACGTCTCGGTCGCCGCGGAGTGGCAACTCCTCTACAACCGATACTACCGTAAGCCCGAGGTCTACCGCATGACGTGGAGCCACGTGGACCTCAGCCGCAACAAGGTCGCCTGCGCCCCCTTCGGCGGCCCCATCGCCGTCATCCGCGACGACTCCAAGATCGTCCAGCTCCGCGGCGAGTCCGCCCAGCGCAAGCTCCGCATCTTCAATTCCTCGGGGCTCTTACTCGGCGAGACCATCTGGAAACACCCCGGCGGCCGGTTGATCGGCATGGCCTGGACCGACGACCAAACCCTAGTCTGCCTCGTCCAGGACGGCACCGTCTTCCGCTACAACATCCACGCCGAGATCGTCGAGCCGAGCATCTCCATGGGGAAGGAGTGCTTCGAGCGCAACGTCGTCGACTGCGTCTTCTGGGGGAACGGCGTCGTTTGCATCACCGAGTCGAATCAGCTCTTTTGCATATCCGATTTCCAGAACCCGAACCCGGTCCAGCTCGCCGACCCGGGGATCGAGGACCCGCCGCTCTGTATGGCCGTGATCGAGCCGCAGTATACTATGTCCGGCAACGTGGAGGTTCTGCTTGGGATTTCGGAGCCTTGGGTTCTGGCCGTGGAGGAAGACGGCGTGCAGCAGTTAGGGGTTGACGTCCTACGTGGACCGCTGCAGAAGATGGCGGTTTCTCGCGACGGTCAGTGGCTTGCTTCGTTCACTCACGACGGCCGCTTATTGGTCATGACTTCGAATCTCAATGAAATCCTGATTGAGCAGGAATGCGAG TCAGCGCTTCCTCCGGAACAGCTGGCGTGGTGTGGAATGGACACAGTGTTGCTATATTGGGATGATATACTGTTAATGATGGGTCCTCGAGGGGATCCCGTGCGGTACTTTTATGACGAACCCGTTATTCTCATTCCCGAGTGTGATGGAGTGAGGATATTGTCCAACTCCAGTATGGAATTTCTTCAACGTGTACCTGATTCTACTGAATCCATCTTTAAGATTGGAAGTACATCGCCTGCAGCTTTGTTGTTCGATGCTTTGGATCATTTTGACAGACGAAGTGCTAAG GCAGATGAGAATTTGCGACTAATACGTGCATCCTTGTCGGAGGCTGTTGAAGCATGTATTGATGCTGCCGGTCATGAATTTGATCTCTCACGTCAACAGACACTGCTAAGAGCTGCAAGCTATGGTCAAGCCTTTTGCAG CAATTTTCAACGTGATCATATTCAAGAGATGTGTAAAACTTTGCGAGTATTAAATGCTGTGCGGCATCCTGATGTTGGAATGCCTCTTAGTATTCAACAATACAAG GTGCTTACACCATCTGTTCTGATCGGTCGTTTGATTAATTCCTACAAGCATCTTCTTGCACTACGGATATCAGAATACCTTGGAATGAATCAA GAAATGGTGATAATGCACTGGACATGTTCGAAGATAACAGCTTCCCTGGCAATTCCTGATGCTACTCTTCTTGAAATCTTACTTGATAAG TTGAAACTATGCAAAGGAATATCTTATGCAGCGGTTGCTGCTCATGCAGATAAGAATGGCCGCCGGAAGTTAGCTGCTATGCTTGTTGAACATGAACCGCGGTCCTCCAAACAG GTTCCTCTCTTGTTGAGCATAGGAGAAGAAGATACAGCTTTAACGAAGGCAATTGAAAGTGGTGATACAGACCTTGTTTATCTTGTTCTGTTTCATATCTGGCAAAAG AGAGAACCTTTGGCATTTTTCAAAATGTTACACCCGAAACCCCTGGCGCGCGATTTGTTTGTGATTTATGCACG GTGCTATAATCATGAATTTTTGAAGGACTTCTTCCTATCGGCTGGACAACTTCAG GAGGTGGCTTTCCTTGTGTGGAAAGAATCTTGGGAACTCGGGAAAAATCCAATGGCAAGCAGAGGATCTCCCCTGCATGGTCCGCGCATTAAACTAATTGAGCAGGCCAAGAATCTCTTCGGAGGAGCTAGTAAGGATAAGGAATCCAATAGTCTCTTTGGAGAAACTAATAAGGATAAGGACTTTACATTTGAATTAAAGGCTGCTGAAGAACATGCAAAATTGTTGAG AATGCAGCATGATCTAGAAGTGTCAACAAAGCAGGCTATTTTTGTTGATTCTAGTATCAGCGATACAATCCGAACTTGTATTGTGCTGGGAAATCATAAAGCAGCAATGAAAGTGAAAACTGAATTTAAG GTTTCTGAGAAGAGATGGTATTGGCTGAAAGTTTTTGCTCTGGCTACAGTCAGAGATTGGGATACCCTGGAGAagttttcaaaagaaaagagacCACCAATTG GTTACAGGCCATTTGTTGAGGCATGCATTGAAGCAGATGAAAGAGGGGAAGCTTTGAAATATATCCCAAAACTCACGGATCCTCGAGAAAGAGCTGAG TCTTATGGTCGGATTGGCATGGCCAAGGAAGCTGCTGATGCTGCCTCTCAGGCAAAAGATGGGGAATTGCTTGGTCGACTAAGATTGACGTTTTCACAAAATCCTGCAGCTTCATCAATTTTTGATACCCTTCGAGATCGATTGGGCGTTTCGTAG
- the LOC133725710 gene encoding 3-hydroxyisobutyryl-CoA hydrolase-like protein 5, which produces MAHEVATSDEPVLLGEEIDHVRLITMNRPRQLNVISSNMVSLLAENLEKWEKDDKAELVIIKGSGRAFSAGGDLKMFYDGRKSKDSCLEVVYRMYWLCHHIHTYKKTQVALVHGISMGGGASLMVPMKFSVVTEKTVFSTPEASIGFHTDCGFSYMHSHLPGHLGEFLALTGARLNGKELVAAGLATHFVPLEKLSDLEKRLISLNSGDANAVKAAIEEFSVKVQPDEESVLNKQSIIDECFSKDTVAEIINSFEAEAKKEGNGWIGPVLKGLKRSSPTGLRITLRSIREGRKQTLAEALKKEFRLTINILRSTISEDVYEGIRALTIDKDNAPKWNPPTLDKVDDEKIDLVFEPFSEDLELKIQENEKFRWDGKYENSPYPSLN; this is translated from the exons ATGGCACATGAAGTTGCAACTTCAGATGAACCG GTTCTTCTTGGAGAAGAAATAGACCATGTGAGGTTGATCACTATGAACAGACCTCGTCAATTGAATGTCATCTCATCAAATATG GTTTCTTTGCTAGCTGAAAACTTGGAGAAGTGGGAAAAAGACGATAAGGCTGAGCTTGTAATCATCAAG GGATCAGGCCGAGCTTTTTCAGCCGGTGGGGACTTGAAAATGTTTTATGATGGCAGGAAATCAA AGGATTCATGTCTTGAAGTAGTCTACCGAATGTATTGGCTTTGCCACCACATTCATACTTATAAGAAAACCCAG GTTGCTCTGGTCCATGGAATTTCTATGGGAGGAGGTGCTTCTCTAATGGTTCCAATGAAGTTTTCTGTAGTCACAGAAAAAACT GTTTTTTCCACTCCAGAAGCGAGCATTGGCTTTCATACTGATTGTGGTTTCTCATATATGCATTCCCATCTTCCCGGGCATCTCG GTGAATTCTTGGCCTTGACCGGAGCAAGACTTAATGGTAAGGAATTGGTTGCAGCTGGATTGGCAACACATTTTGTCCCACTTGAG AAACTGTCTGATCTAGAGAAGCGTTTGATAAGCTTAAACTCAGGAGATGCTAATGCAGTGAAGGCTGCAATTGAAGAGTTCTCTGTGAAAGTTCAGCCTGATGAAGAAAGTGTCTTAAACAA GCAGTCGATAATTGATGAGTGCTTCTCCAAGGACACTGTGGCAGAGATTATAAACTCCTTT GAAGCTGAggcaaagaaagaaggaaatggATGGATAGGTCCTGTTCTTAAGGGCTTGAAAAGATCATCTCCCACAGGATTGAGAATAACACTAAGATCG ATTCGCGAAGGAAGGAAGCAAACATTGGCTGAAGCTCTGAAGAAGGAATTTCGACTCACAATCAATATACTAAGAAGCACCATATCCGAGGATGTATATGAG GGTATTAGGGCTCTCACTATTGACAAAGATAACGCTCCTAAG TGGAATCCACCCACCCTTGACAAGGTGGACGATGAGAAGATAGACCTCGTTTTTGAGCCGTTTTCAGAAGATTTGGAGCTCAAGAttcaagaaaatgaaaaattcaG GTGGGATGGCAAATATGAGAATTCACCCTATCCATCCTTGAATTGA